A genomic stretch from Setaria viridis chromosome 1, Setaria_viridis_v4.0, whole genome shotgun sequence includes:
- the LOC117859075 gene encoding uncharacterized protein isoform X20 translates to MKSGFAFHLACAGTITLMEGSRRSKEPFKELTNITIQGTQTPHHVDPKERDREGKRRKGEQGAIQHIPNHRQVYTWRYRGDLGENKDRLHVGTGESGTGLINDKATLGEMEDLCNQSCISPLCEGGTQTQPSVVDQLYSMPPHGGQGRDTCLYGRGRLRREIIFEEDEEEDEGHNFWRSRT, encoded by the exons ATGAAATCCGGTTTTGCCTTTCATTTAGCTTGTGCAGGGACTATCACTTTGATGGAAGGGTCAAGGCGGTCTAAGGAACCTTTTAAAGAACTCACAAACATAACAATCCAAG GTACGCAAACCCCACATCATGTAGATCCTAAGGAACGTGATAGAGAGGGTAAGAGGAGAAAAGGGGAACAAGGTGCCATTCAACACATTCCAAACCATCGCCAAG TGTACACATGGAGGTATAGGGGAGATTTGGGAGAAAATAAAGACAGACTTCATGTGGGGACAGGTGAATCAG GCACTGGTTTAATCAATGATAAGGCTACTCTTGGTGAGATGGAAGATTTATGCAATCAGAGTTGTATCAGCCCTCTATGTGAAGGAG GTACTCAGACACAGCCATCTGTTGTTGACCAGCTATATTCAATGCCTCCACATGGTGGACAGGGCAGAGACACATGCCTCTATGGAAGAGGACG ATTGCGACGAGAAATCATatttgaggaagatgaggaagaggatgaggggCACAATTTTTGGAGGTCAAG AACCTGA
- the LOC117859075 gene encoding uncharacterized protein isoform X13, whose product MIRLLLVRWKIYAIRVVSALYVKEKILGQHLMTLMTLQVLRHSHLLLTSYIQCLHMVDRAETHASMEEDDCDEKSYLRKMRKRMRGTIFGGQEPDYWKADEDVDLETANEDPNEPDVPDPYDAVYANVPNETHMLKPEDNCEHCNAKKFESEPPGFCCHSGKIHLSTPETPPELVRLWSSSNANARHFCANIRYFNGHFSFTSLYCKLDRVTTDMKNCGIYTFRAHNQIYHNIRSFGKEDGHEPRHLELYFYDDDPSLEHRLRKCREKSAQEDREVIQRLKDILHGINPYSENIRSIGQVDNLKDYHVELNLDQRLDQRTYNVPLTSEVATVWIEGSEHRGQFDNSVVLQGKDRSIHGIQSYHGCYDALSYPLFFPRGELGWHNCIPKVGVTEAEVNKA is encoded by the exons ATGATAAGGCTACTCTTGGTGAGATGGAAGATTTATGCAATCAGAGTTGTATCAGCCCTCTATGTGAAGGAG AAAATATTAGGCCAGCACCTAATGACACTAATGACGCTACAGGTACTCAGACACAGCCATCTGTTGTTGACCAGCTATATTCAATGCCTCCACATGGTGGACAGGGCAGAGACACATGCCTCTATGGAAGAGGACG ATTGCGACGAGAAATCATatttgaggaagatgaggaagaggatgaggggCACAATTTTTGGAGGTCAAG AACCTGATTATTGGAAAGCTGATGAGGATGTTGATCTCGAGACGGCTAATGAAGATCCCAACGAACCCGATGTACCAGATCCATACGATGCGGTTTATGCCAATGTCCCTAATGAGACGCACATGCTTAAGCCAGAGGATAATTGCGAGCACTGCAATGCAAAGAAGTTCGAGTCAGAGCCACCTGGATTCTGTTGTCATAGTGGAAAGATTCATCTTTCCACCCCTGAGACACCACCAGAACTCGTGAGACTGTGGTCGAGTTCGAACGCTAATGCTAGGCATTTCTGTGCAAATATCAGATATTTCAATGGCCACTTCTCTTTCACTTCTCTGTACTGTAAACTTGATCGTGTGACTACTGACATGAAAAACTGTGGAATTTACACATTCCGTGCCCATAACCAAATCTACCATAACATACGATCATTTGGTAAAGAGGATGGTCACGAACCTAGACACCTCGAGCTTTATTTTTACGACGACGATCCGTCTCTTGAGCATAGGCTCCGCAAGTGCCGTGAGAAGTCTGCCCAAGAAGACAGGGAGGTCATCCAGAGGCTAAAGGATATCTTACATGGCATTAATCCCTACTCAGAGAATATTAGGAGTATAGGCCAAGTTGACAACCTTAAGGATTACCATGTCGAGTTGAACCTTGACCAACGGCTGGACCAGAGAACATATAACGTGCCATTAACATCAGAGGTTGCTACCGTTTGGATTGAGGGGAGCGAGCATCGGGGCCAATTCGATAATAGTGTTGTCCTCCAAGGGAAGGATAGGTCGATCCATGGCATCCAGTCCTATCATGGGTGCTACGACGCTCTCTCATACCCGCTATTCTTTCCAAGAGGTGAGCTCGGGTGGCACAACTGCATTCCAAAAGTTGGTGTGACTGAGGCTGAAGTCAATAAAGCTTGA
- the LOC117859075 gene encoding uncharacterized protein isoform X5, translating into MEGSRRSKEPFKELTNITIQGTQTPHHVDPKERDREGKRRKGEQGAIQHIPNHRQVYTWRYRGDLGENKDRLHVGTGESDVGTGLINDKATLGEMEDLCNQSCISPLCEGGGTQTDARDSHPFIASNVFGVGKKKFNLIICQYRFYVSPAIHLSQKILGQHLMTLMTLQVLRHSHLLLTSYIQCLHMVDRAETHASMEEDDCDEKSYLRKMRKRMRGTIFGGQEPDYWKADEDVDLETANEDPNEPDVPDPYDAVYANVPNETHMLKPEDNCEHCNAKKFESEPPGFCCHSGKIHLSTPETPPELVRLWSSSNANARHFCANIRYFNGHFSFTSLYCKLDRVTTDMKNCGIYTFRAHNQIYHNIRSFGKEDGHEPRHLELYFYDDDPSLEHRLRKCREKSAQEDREVIQRLKDILHGINPYSENIRSIGQVDNLKDYHVELNLDQRLDQRTYNVPLTSEVATVWIEGSEHRGQFDNSVVLQGKDRSIHGIQSYHGCYDALSYPLFFPRGELGWHNCIPKVGVTEAEVNKA; encoded by the exons ATGGAAGGGTCAAGGCGGTCTAAGGAACCTTTTAAAGAACTCACAAACATAACAATCCAAG GTACGCAAACCCCACATCATGTAGATCCTAAGGAACGTGATAGAGAGGGTAAGAGGAGAAAAGGGGAACAAGGTGCCATTCAACACATTCCAAACCATCGCCAAG TGTACACATGGAGGTATAGGGGAGATTTGGGAGAAAATAAAGACAGACTTCATGTGGGGACAGGTGAATCAG ATGTAGGCACTGGTTTAATCAATGATAAGGCTACTCTTGGTGAGATGGAAGATTTATGCAATCAGAGTTGTATCAGCCCTCTATGTGAAGGAG GTGGCACCCAAACGGACGCTCGTGACTCCCATCCCTTCATTGCATCTAATGTATTTGGAGTGGGTAAAAagaaattcaatttgattatttGTCAATACCGGTTCTATGTCTCACCCGCAATTCATCTTTCGCAGAAAATATTAGGCCAGCACCTAATGACACTAATGACGCTACAGGTACTCAGACACAGCCATCTGTTGTTGACCAGCTATATTCAATGCCTCCACATGGTGGACAGGGCAGAGACACATGCCTCTATGGAAGAGGACG ATTGCGACGAGAAATCATatttgaggaagatgaggaagaggatgaggggCACAATTTTTGGAGGTCAAG AACCTGATTATTGGAAAGCTGATGAGGATGTTGATCTCGAGACGGCTAATGAAGATCCCAACGAACCCGATGTACCAGATCCATACGATGCGGTTTATGCCAATGTCCCTAATGAGACGCACATGCTTAAGCCAGAGGATAATTGCGAGCACTGCAATGCAAAGAAGTTCGAGTCAGAGCCACCTGGATTCTGTTGTCATAGTGGAAAGATTCATCTTTCCACCCCTGAGACACCACCAGAACTCGTGAGACTGTGGTCGAGTTCGAACGCTAATGCTAGGCATTTCTGTGCAAATATCAGATATTTCAATGGCCACTTCTCTTTCACTTCTCTGTACTGTAAACTTGATCGTGTGACTACTGACATGAAAAACTGTGGAATTTACACATTCCGTGCCCATAACCAAATCTACCATAACATACGATCATTTGGTAAAGAGGATGGTCACGAACCTAGACACCTCGAGCTTTATTTTTACGACGACGATCCGTCTCTTGAGCATAGGCTCCGCAAGTGCCGTGAGAAGTCTGCCCAAGAAGACAGGGAGGTCATCCAGAGGCTAAAGGATATCTTACATGGCATTAATCCCTACTCAGAGAATATTAGGAGTATAGGCCAAGTTGACAACCTTAAGGATTACCATGTCGAGTTGAACCTTGACCAACGGCTGGACCAGAGAACATATAACGTGCCATTAACATCAGAGGTTGCTACCGTTTGGATTGAGGGGAGCGAGCATCGGGGCCAATTCGATAATAGTGTTGTCCTCCAAGGGAAGGATAGGTCGATCCATGGCATCCAGTCCTATCATGGGTGCTACGACGCTCTCTCATACCCGCTATTCTTTCCAAGAGGTGAGCTCGGGTGGCACAACTGCATTCCAAAAGTTGGTGTGACTGAGGCTGAAGTCAATAAAGCTTGA
- the LOC117859075 gene encoding uncharacterized protein isoform X8, with amino-acid sequence MTVYTWRYRGDLGENKDRLHVGTGESDVGTGLINDKATLGEMEDLCNQSCISPLCEGGGTQTDARDSHPFIASNVFGVGKKKFNLIICQYRFYVSPAIHLSQKILGQHLMTLMTLQVLRHSHLLLTSYIQCLHMVDRAETHASMEEDDCDEKSYLRKMRKRMRGTIFGGQEPDYWKADEDVDLETANEDPNEPDVPDPYDAVYANVPNETHMLKPEDNCEHCNAKKFESEPPGFCCHSGKIHLSTPETPPELVRLWSSSNANARHFCANIRYFNGHFSFTSLYCKLDRVTTDMKNCGIYTFRAHNQIYHNIRSFGKEDGHEPRHLELYFYDDDPSLEHRLRKCREKSAQEDREVIQRLKDILHGINPYSENIRSIGQVDNLKDYHVELNLDQRLDQRTYNVPLTSEVATVWIEGSEHRGQFDNSVVLQGKDRSIHGIQSYHGCYDALSYPLFFPRGELGWHNCIPKVGVTEAEVNKA; translated from the exons ATGACAGTGTACACATGGAGGTATAGGGGAGATTTGGGAGAAAATAAAGACAGACTTCATGTGGGGACAGGTGAATCAG ATGTAGGCACTGGTTTAATCAATGATAAGGCTACTCTTGGTGAGATGGAAGATTTATGCAATCAGAGTTGTATCAGCCCTCTATGTGAAGGAG GTGGCACCCAAACGGACGCTCGTGACTCCCATCCCTTCATTGCATCTAATGTATTTGGAGTGGGTAAAAagaaattcaatttgattatttGTCAATACCGGTTCTATGTCTCACCCGCAATTCATCTTTCGCAGAAAATATTAGGCCAGCACCTAATGACACTAATGACGCTACAGGTACTCAGACACAGCCATCTGTTGTTGACCAGCTATATTCAATGCCTCCACATGGTGGACAGGGCAGAGACACATGCCTCTATGGAAGAGGACG ATTGCGACGAGAAATCATatttgaggaagatgaggaagaggatgaggggCACAATTTTTGGAGGTCAAG AACCTGATTATTGGAAAGCTGATGAGGATGTTGATCTCGAGACGGCTAATGAAGATCCCAACGAACCCGATGTACCAGATCCATACGATGCGGTTTATGCCAATGTCCCTAATGAGACGCACATGCTTAAGCCAGAGGATAATTGCGAGCACTGCAATGCAAAGAAGTTCGAGTCAGAGCCACCTGGATTCTGTTGTCATAGTGGAAAGATTCATCTTTCCACCCCTGAGACACCACCAGAACTCGTGAGACTGTGGTCGAGTTCGAACGCTAATGCTAGGCATTTCTGTGCAAATATCAGATATTTCAATGGCCACTTCTCTTTCACTTCTCTGTACTGTAAACTTGATCGTGTGACTACTGACATGAAAAACTGTGGAATTTACACATTCCGTGCCCATAACCAAATCTACCATAACATACGATCATTTGGTAAAGAGGATGGTCACGAACCTAGACACCTCGAGCTTTATTTTTACGACGACGATCCGTCTCTTGAGCATAGGCTCCGCAAGTGCCGTGAGAAGTCTGCCCAAGAAGACAGGGAGGTCATCCAGAGGCTAAAGGATATCTTACATGGCATTAATCCCTACTCAGAGAATATTAGGAGTATAGGCCAAGTTGACAACCTTAAGGATTACCATGTCGAGTTGAACCTTGACCAACGGCTGGACCAGAGAACATATAACGTGCCATTAACATCAGAGGTTGCTACCGTTTGGATTGAGGGGAGCGAGCATCGGGGCCAATTCGATAATAGTGTTGTCCTCCAAGGGAAGGATAGGTCGATCCATGGCATCCAGTCCTATCATGGGTGCTACGACGCTCTCTCATACCCGCTATTCTTTCCAAGAGGTGAGCTCGGGTGGCACAACTGCATTCCAAAAGTTGGTGTGACTGAGGCTGAAGTCAATAAAGCTTGA
- the LOC117859075 gene encoding uncharacterized protein isoform X9, whose product MTVYTWRYRGDLGENKDRLHVGTGESGTGLINDKATLGEMEDLCNQSCISPLCEGGGTQTDARDSHPFIASNVFGVGKKKFNLIICQYRFYVSPAIHLSQKILGQHLMTLMTLQVLRHSHLLLTSYIQCLHMVDRAETHASMEEDDCDEKSYLRKMRKRMRGTIFGGQEPDYWKADEDVDLETANEDPNEPDVPDPYDAVYANVPNETHMLKPEDNCEHCNAKKFESEPPGFCCHSGKIHLSTPETPPELVRLWSSSNANARHFCANIRYFNGHFSFTSLYCKLDRVTTDMKNCGIYTFRAHNQIYHNIRSFGKEDGHEPRHLELYFYDDDPSLEHRLRKCREKSAQEDREVIQRLKDILHGINPYSENIRSIGQVDNLKDYHVELNLDQRLDQRTYNVPLTSEVATVWIEGSEHRGQFDNSVVLQGKDRSIHGIQSYHGCYDALSYPLFFPRGELGWHNCIPKVGVTEAEVNKA is encoded by the exons ATGACAGTGTACACATGGAGGTATAGGGGAGATTTGGGAGAAAATAAAGACAGACTTCATGTGGGGACAGGTGAATCAG GCACTGGTTTAATCAATGATAAGGCTACTCTTGGTGAGATGGAAGATTTATGCAATCAGAGTTGTATCAGCCCTCTATGTGAAGGAG GTGGCACCCAAACGGACGCTCGTGACTCCCATCCCTTCATTGCATCTAATGTATTTGGAGTGGGTAAAAagaaattcaatttgattatttGTCAATACCGGTTCTATGTCTCACCCGCAATTCATCTTTCGCAGAAAATATTAGGCCAGCACCTAATGACACTAATGACGCTACAGGTACTCAGACACAGCCATCTGTTGTTGACCAGCTATATTCAATGCCTCCACATGGTGGACAGGGCAGAGACACATGCCTCTATGGAAGAGGACG ATTGCGACGAGAAATCATatttgaggaagatgaggaagaggatgaggggCACAATTTTTGGAGGTCAAG AACCTGATTATTGGAAAGCTGATGAGGATGTTGATCTCGAGACGGCTAATGAAGATCCCAACGAACCCGATGTACCAGATCCATACGATGCGGTTTATGCCAATGTCCCTAATGAGACGCACATGCTTAAGCCAGAGGATAATTGCGAGCACTGCAATGCAAAGAAGTTCGAGTCAGAGCCACCTGGATTCTGTTGTCATAGTGGAAAGATTCATCTTTCCACCCCTGAGACACCACCAGAACTCGTGAGACTGTGGTCGAGTTCGAACGCTAATGCTAGGCATTTCTGTGCAAATATCAGATATTTCAATGGCCACTTCTCTTTCACTTCTCTGTACTGTAAACTTGATCGTGTGACTACTGACATGAAAAACTGTGGAATTTACACATTCCGTGCCCATAACCAAATCTACCATAACATACGATCATTTGGTAAAGAGGATGGTCACGAACCTAGACACCTCGAGCTTTATTTTTACGACGACGATCCGTCTCTTGAGCATAGGCTCCGCAAGTGCCGTGAGAAGTCTGCCCAAGAAGACAGGGAGGTCATCCAGAGGCTAAAGGATATCTTACATGGCATTAATCCCTACTCAGAGAATATTAGGAGTATAGGCCAAGTTGACAACCTTAAGGATTACCATGTCGAGTTGAACCTTGACCAACGGCTGGACCAGAGAACATATAACGTGCCATTAACATCAGAGGTTGCTACCGTTTGGATTGAGGGGAGCGAGCATCGGGGCCAATTCGATAATAGTGTTGTCCTCCAAGGGAAGGATAGGTCGATCCATGGCATCCAGTCCTATCATGGGTGCTACGACGCTCTCTCATACCCGCTATTCTTTCCAAGAGGTGAGCTCGGGTGGCACAACTGCATTCCAAAAGTTGGTGTGACTGAGGCTGAAGTCAATAAAGCTTGA
- the LOC117859075 gene encoding uncharacterized protein isoform X10 — MTVYTWRYRGDLGENKDRLHVGTDVGTGLINDKATLGEMEDLCNQSCISPLCEGGGTQTDARDSHPFIASNVFGVGKKKFNLIICQYRFYVSPAIHLSQKILGQHLMTLMTLQVLRHSHLLLTSYIQCLHMVDRAETHASMEEDDCDEKSYLRKMRKRMRGTIFGGQEPDYWKADEDVDLETANEDPNEPDVPDPYDAVYANVPNETHMLKPEDNCEHCNAKKFESEPPGFCCHSGKIHLSTPETPPELVRLWSSSNANARHFCANIRYFNGHFSFTSLYCKLDRVTTDMKNCGIYTFRAHNQIYHNIRSFGKEDGHEPRHLELYFYDDDPSLEHRLRKCREKSAQEDREVIQRLKDILHGINPYSENIRSIGQVDNLKDYHVELNLDQRLDQRTYNVPLTSEVATVWIEGSEHRGQFDNSVVLQGKDRSIHGIQSYHGCYDALSYPLFFPRGELGWHNCIPKVGVTEAEVNKA; from the exons ATGACAGTGTACACATGGAGGTATAGGGGAGATTTGGGAGAAAATAAAGACAGACTTCATGTGGGGACAG ATGTAGGCACTGGTTTAATCAATGATAAGGCTACTCTTGGTGAGATGGAAGATTTATGCAATCAGAGTTGTATCAGCCCTCTATGTGAAGGAG GTGGCACCCAAACGGACGCTCGTGACTCCCATCCCTTCATTGCATCTAATGTATTTGGAGTGGGTAAAAagaaattcaatttgattatttGTCAATACCGGTTCTATGTCTCACCCGCAATTCATCTTTCGCAGAAAATATTAGGCCAGCACCTAATGACACTAATGACGCTACAGGTACTCAGACACAGCCATCTGTTGTTGACCAGCTATATTCAATGCCTCCACATGGTGGACAGGGCAGAGACACATGCCTCTATGGAAGAGGACG ATTGCGACGAGAAATCATatttgaggaagatgaggaagaggatgaggggCACAATTTTTGGAGGTCAAG AACCTGATTATTGGAAAGCTGATGAGGATGTTGATCTCGAGACGGCTAATGAAGATCCCAACGAACCCGATGTACCAGATCCATACGATGCGGTTTATGCCAATGTCCCTAATGAGACGCACATGCTTAAGCCAGAGGATAATTGCGAGCACTGCAATGCAAAGAAGTTCGAGTCAGAGCCACCTGGATTCTGTTGTCATAGTGGAAAGATTCATCTTTCCACCCCTGAGACACCACCAGAACTCGTGAGACTGTGGTCGAGTTCGAACGCTAATGCTAGGCATTTCTGTGCAAATATCAGATATTTCAATGGCCACTTCTCTTTCACTTCTCTGTACTGTAAACTTGATCGTGTGACTACTGACATGAAAAACTGTGGAATTTACACATTCCGTGCCCATAACCAAATCTACCATAACATACGATCATTTGGTAAAGAGGATGGTCACGAACCTAGACACCTCGAGCTTTATTTTTACGACGACGATCCGTCTCTTGAGCATAGGCTCCGCAAGTGCCGTGAGAAGTCTGCCCAAGAAGACAGGGAGGTCATCCAGAGGCTAAAGGATATCTTACATGGCATTAATCCCTACTCAGAGAATATTAGGAGTATAGGCCAAGTTGACAACCTTAAGGATTACCATGTCGAGTTGAACCTTGACCAACGGCTGGACCAGAGAACATATAACGTGCCATTAACATCAGAGGTTGCTACCGTTTGGATTGAGGGGAGCGAGCATCGGGGCCAATTCGATAATAGTGTTGTCCTCCAAGGGAAGGATAGGTCGATCCATGGCATCCAGTCCTATCATGGGTGCTACGACGCTCTCTCATACCCGCTATTCTTTCCAAGAGGTGAGCTCGGGTGGCACAACTGCATTCCAAAAGTTGGTGTGACTGAGGCTGAAGTCAATAAAGCTTGA
- the LOC117859075 gene encoding uncharacterized protein isoform X7, whose product MEGSRRSKEPFKELTNITIQDPKERDREGKRRKGEQGAIQHIPNHRQVYTWRYRGDLGENKDRLHVGTGESDVGTGLINDKATLGEMEDLCNQSCISPLCEGGGTQTDARDSHPFIASNVFGVGKKKFNLIICQYRFYVSPAIHLSQKILGQHLMTLMTLQVLRHSHLLLTSYIQCLHMVDRAETHASMEEDDCDEKSYLRKMRKRMRGTIFGGQEPDYWKADEDVDLETANEDPNEPDVPDPYDAVYANVPNETHMLKPEDNCEHCNAKKFESEPPGFCCHSGKIHLSTPETPPELVRLWSSSNANARHFCANIRYFNGHFSFTSLYCKLDRVTTDMKNCGIYTFRAHNQIYHNIRSFGKEDGHEPRHLELYFYDDDPSLEHRLRKCREKSAQEDREVIQRLKDILHGINPYSENIRSIGQVDNLKDYHVELNLDQRLDQRTYNVPLTSEVATVWIEGSEHRGQFDNSVVLQGKDRSIHGIQSYHGCYDALSYPLFFPRGELGWHNCIPKVGVTEAEVNKA is encoded by the exons ATGGAAGGGTCAAGGCGGTCTAAGGAACCTTTTAAAGAACTCACAAACATAACAATCCAAG ATCCTAAGGAACGTGATAGAGAGGGTAAGAGGAGAAAAGGGGAACAAGGTGCCATTCAACACATTCCAAACCATCGCCAAG TGTACACATGGAGGTATAGGGGAGATTTGGGAGAAAATAAAGACAGACTTCATGTGGGGACAGGTGAATCAG ATGTAGGCACTGGTTTAATCAATGATAAGGCTACTCTTGGTGAGATGGAAGATTTATGCAATCAGAGTTGTATCAGCCCTCTATGTGAAGGAG GTGGCACCCAAACGGACGCTCGTGACTCCCATCCCTTCATTGCATCTAATGTATTTGGAGTGGGTAAAAagaaattcaatttgattatttGTCAATACCGGTTCTATGTCTCACCCGCAATTCATCTTTCGCAGAAAATATTAGGCCAGCACCTAATGACACTAATGACGCTACAGGTACTCAGACACAGCCATCTGTTGTTGACCAGCTATATTCAATGCCTCCACATGGTGGACAGGGCAGAGACACATGCCTCTATGGAAGAGGACG ATTGCGACGAGAAATCATatttgaggaagatgaggaagaggatgaggggCACAATTTTTGGAGGTCAAG AACCTGATTATTGGAAAGCTGATGAGGATGTTGATCTCGAGACGGCTAATGAAGATCCCAACGAACCCGATGTACCAGATCCATACGATGCGGTTTATGCCAATGTCCCTAATGAGACGCACATGCTTAAGCCAGAGGATAATTGCGAGCACTGCAATGCAAAGAAGTTCGAGTCAGAGCCACCTGGATTCTGTTGTCATAGTGGAAAGATTCATCTTTCCACCCCTGAGACACCACCAGAACTCGTGAGACTGTGGTCGAGTTCGAACGCTAATGCTAGGCATTTCTGTGCAAATATCAGATATTTCAATGGCCACTTCTCTTTCACTTCTCTGTACTGTAAACTTGATCGTGTGACTACTGACATGAAAAACTGTGGAATTTACACATTCCGTGCCCATAACCAAATCTACCATAACATACGATCATTTGGTAAAGAGGATGGTCACGAACCTAGACACCTCGAGCTTTATTTTTACGACGACGATCCGTCTCTTGAGCATAGGCTCCGCAAGTGCCGTGAGAAGTCTGCCCAAGAAGACAGGGAGGTCATCCAGAGGCTAAAGGATATCTTACATGGCATTAATCCCTACTCAGAGAATATTAGGAGTATAGGCCAAGTTGACAACCTTAAGGATTACCATGTCGAGTTGAACCTTGACCAACGGCTGGACCAGAGAACATATAACGTGCCATTAACATCAGAGGTTGCTACCGTTTGGATTGAGGGGAGCGAGCATCGGGGCCAATTCGATAATAGTGTTGTCCTCCAAGGGAAGGATAGGTCGATCCATGGCATCCAGTCCTATCATGGGTGCTACGACGCTCTCTCATACCCGCTATTCTTTCCAAGAGGTGAGCTCGGGTGGCACAACTGCATTCCAAAAGTTGGTGTGACTGAGGCTGAAGTCAATAAAGCTTGA
- the LOC117859075 gene encoding uncharacterized protein isoform X6, with protein MKSGFAFHLACAGTITLMEGSRRSKEPFKELTNITIQGTQTPHHVDPKERDREGKRRKGEQGAIQHIPNHRQVYTWRYRGDLGENKDRLHVGTGESDVGTGLINDKATLGEMEDLCNQSCISPLCEGGGTQTDARDSHPFIASNVFGKILGQHLMTLMTLQVLRHSHLLLTSYIQCLHMVDRAETHASMEEDDCDEKSYLRKMRKRMRGTIFGGQEPDYWKADEDVDLETANEDPNEPDVPDPYDAVYANVPNETHMLKPEDNCEHCNAKKFESEPPGFCCHSGKIHLSTPETPPELVRLWSSSNANARHFCANIRYFNGHFSFTSLYCKLDRVTTDMKNCGIYTFRAHNQIYHNIRSFGKEDGHEPRHLELYFYDDDPSLEHRLRKCREKSAQEDREVIQRLKDILHGINPYSENIRSIGQVDNLKDYHVELNLDQRLDQRTYNVPLTSEVATVWIEGSEHRGQFDNSVVLQGKDRSIHGIQSYHGCYDALSYPLFFPRGELGWHNCIPKVGVTEAEVNKA; from the exons ATGAAATCCGGTTTTGCCTTTCATTTAGCTTGTGCAGGGACTATCACTTTGATGGAAGGGTCAAGGCGGTCTAAGGAACCTTTTAAAGAACTCACAAACATAACAATCCAAG GTACGCAAACCCCACATCATGTAGATCCTAAGGAACGTGATAGAGAGGGTAAGAGGAGAAAAGGGGAACAAGGTGCCATTCAACACATTCCAAACCATCGCCAAG TGTACACATGGAGGTATAGGGGAGATTTGGGAGAAAATAAAGACAGACTTCATGTGGGGACAGGTGAATCAG ATGTAGGCACTGGTTTAATCAATGATAAGGCTACTCTTGGTGAGATGGAAGATTTATGCAATCAGAGTTGTATCAGCCCTCTATGTGAAGGAG GTGGCACCCAAACGGACGCTCGTGACTCCCATCCCTTCATTGCATCTAATGTATTTGGA AAAATATTAGGCCAGCACCTAATGACACTAATGACGCTACAGGTACTCAGACACAGCCATCTGTTGTTGACCAGCTATATTCAATGCCTCCACATGGTGGACAGGGCAGAGACACATGCCTCTATGGAAGAGGACG ATTGCGACGAGAAATCATatttgaggaagatgaggaagaggatgaggggCACAATTTTTGGAGGTCAAG AACCTGATTATTGGAAAGCTGATGAGGATGTTGATCTCGAGACGGCTAATGAAGATCCCAACGAACCCGATGTACCAGATCCATACGATGCGGTTTATGCCAATGTCCCTAATGAGACGCACATGCTTAAGCCAGAGGATAATTGCGAGCACTGCAATGCAAAGAAGTTCGAGTCAGAGCCACCTGGATTCTGTTGTCATAGTGGAAAGATTCATCTTTCCACCCCTGAGACACCACCAGAACTCGTGAGACTGTGGTCGAGTTCGAACGCTAATGCTAGGCATTTCTGTGCAAATATCAGATATTTCAATGGCCACTTCTCTTTCACTTCTCTGTACTGTAAACTTGATCGTGTGACTACTGACATGAAAAACTGTGGAATTTACACATTCCGTGCCCATAACCAAATCTACCATAACATACGATCATTTGGTAAAGAGGATGGTCACGAACCTAGACACCTCGAGCTTTATTTTTACGACGACGATCCGTCTCTTGAGCATAGGCTCCGCAAGTGCCGTGAGAAGTCTGCCCAAGAAGACAGGGAGGTCATCCAGAGGCTAAAGGATATCTTACATGGCATTAATCCCTACTCAGAGAATATTAGGAGTATAGGCCAAGTTGACAACCTTAAGGATTACCATGTCGAGTTGAACCTTGACCAACGGCTGGACCAGAGAACATATAACGTGCCATTAACATCAGAGGTTGCTACCGTTTGGATTGAGGGGAGCGAGCATCGGGGCCAATTCGATAATAGTGTTGTCCTCCAAGGGAAGGATAGGTCGATCCATGGCATCCAGTCCTATCATGGGTGCTACGACGCTCTCTCATACCCGCTATTCTTTCCAAGAGGTGAGCTCGGGTGGCACAACTGCATTCCAAAAGTTGGTGTGACTGAGGCTGAAGTCAATAAAGCTTGA